A section of the Streptomyces sp. V3I8 genome encodes:
- a CDS encoding N-acylneuraminate cytidylyltransferase produces the protein MTISEAGRLTSVPRVLAVIPARGGSKGVPAKNLLPVGGIPLVARAVRECRAARLVTDVVVSTDDQAIAAAARQAGAEVVLRPAAIAGDTATSEAAVLHAMAAHEALHGSAVDAVLLVQCTSPFIVREDIDAVAGAVVENGADTALTVAPFHGFVWRDADDDPAAVDTGAIRSVGGGTAVAGATATATDGGYGVNHDKSFRPRRQDRPQDLLETGAAYAMDAAGLREHKHRFFGRTELVRTDPARVLEIDDPHDLARARALAPLFDANRPGTLPTAADIDAVVLDFDGTQTDDRVLIDSDGKEFVSVHRGDGLGIAALRRSGLSMLILSTEQNPVVAARARKLRIPVLHGIDRKDLALKQWCEEQGIAPERVLYVGNDVNDLPCFALVGWPVAVASAHDVVRGAARAVTTVPGGDGAIREIASWILGPSLDSLDK, from the coding sequence ATGACCATCTCGGAAGCGGGGCGGCTCACGTCCGTGCCGCGTGTGCTCGCGGTGATCCCGGCGCGGGGCGGGTCCAAGGGCGTTCCCGCCAAGAACCTGCTCCCCGTCGGGGGCATACCACTGGTCGCCCGCGCGGTGCGCGAGTGCCGGGCGGCCCGGCTCGTGACGGACGTCGTGGTCTCCACCGACGACCAGGCGATCGCCGCCGCCGCCCGGCAGGCCGGCGCCGAGGTCGTGCTGCGGCCCGCCGCCATCGCCGGCGACACGGCGACCTCCGAGGCGGCCGTCCTGCACGCCATGGCCGCCCACGAGGCGCTGCACGGCTCCGCCGTCGACGCCGTGCTCCTCGTGCAGTGCACCAGCCCCTTCATCGTCCGCGAGGACATCGACGCGGTGGCGGGCGCGGTCGTGGAGAACGGCGCGGACACCGCGCTGACCGTGGCGCCCTTCCACGGGTTCGTCTGGCGCGACGCCGACGACGACCCGGCCGCGGTGGACACCGGGGCCATCCGGTCCGTGGGCGGCGGCACGGCCGTCGCCGGCGCCACCGCCACCGCCACGGACGGCGGTTACGGGGTCAACCACGACAAGTCCTTCCGGCCGCGCCGCCAGGACCGCCCCCAGGACCTCCTGGAGACCGGCGCCGCGTACGCCATGGACGCGGCCGGCCTGCGCGAGCACAAGCACCGCTTCTTCGGGCGGACGGAACTCGTCCGCACCGACCCCGCGCGGGTCCTGGAGATCGACGACCCGCACGACCTCGCCCGTGCCCGGGCCCTCGCGCCGCTCTTCGACGCGAACAGGCCCGGCACCCTTCCGACCGCGGCCGACATCGACGCGGTCGTCCTCGACTTCGACGGCACCCAGACCGACGACAGGGTGCTGATCGACTCCGACGGAAAGGAGTTCGTCTCCGTGCACCGCGGCGACGGACTCGGCATCGCGGCCCTGCGCAGGAGCGGCCTGTCGATGCTGATCCTCTCCACGGAGCAGAACCCGGTCGTCGCCGCCCGCGCACGCAAGCTCAGGATCCCCGTGCTGCACGGCATCGACCGCAAGGACCTCGCGCTGAAGCAGTGGTGCGAGGAACAGGGCATCGCGCCCGAGCGCGTGCTCTACGTCGGCAACGACGTCAACGACCTCCCGTGCTTCGCCCTCGTGGGCTGGCCCGTGGCGGTCGCGAGCGCCCACGACGTCGTACGCGGCGCCGCGCGCGCGGTCACCACCGTC